One stretch of Rhinolophus ferrumequinum isolate MPI-CBG mRhiFer1 chromosome 3, mRhiFer1_v1.p, whole genome shotgun sequence DNA includes these proteins:
- the AKAP12 gene encoding A-kinase anchor protein 12 isoform X1 — protein MLGILTITVGQRESEDVSERDSDKEMAANSAVVQDITKDGQEEMPEIIEQIPPSESNLEELTQPAESQTNDVGFKKVFKFVGFKFTVKKDKSEKSDTVQLLTVRKDDGEGAGESDGAGDHQDPSQETGEAIPKESELKKSTEKPEETLKHEQSSTEISLQAESGQAAEEGKDGEEKQEKEPTTSPDSPTSPMASETASPFKKFFTQGWAGWRKKTSFRRPKEDELDASEKKKEQEPERVGTDENKKTDDTSEKLGASEQPHPQETTESVNNARLSAEYEKVELPSEGQMQGSPEEKFAPLATEVFDEKVEIVAEVHVSTIEKKTGEPKTEVGEMEESLLSEKLVETNAELQEGEPAKELVKTKAVCAPGGDHTQPSEPSPDDKALSTHPEGIVSEVEMLSSQEKVKVQGSPLKKLFTSTGLKKLSGKKQKVKRGGGDEESGEHHPVAAESPDSTDEQKGESSASSPEEPEEITCLEKGIVDAHQEEEVEEGTTSDGEKKREGVTPWASFKKMVTPKKRVRRLSESDKEDELDKVKSATLSSTESAASETQEEVKGHGEEQKPEEPKRKVDTSVSWEALICVGSSKKRARKASSSDEEGGPKPMGGESQKPDEAGKDKEARPDTIPASSQEHDQGQGSSSPEQAGSPSEGEGVSTWESFKRLVTARKKSKSKLEEKNEDSGTGIEHSASDIEPGKEESWVSIKKFIPGRRKKRSDGKQEQAAIEDTGPTEINEDDSDVPAVVPLSEYDAVEREKMEAQEAKKNEKSQMVSVSEELSKGLVHTVTVAVIDGARALPDIEERSPSWISASVTEPPEPAEDEAKPPTGEVFEREVIAEETPVVTKTLPESQDAGDDTIISEVELTSEAVTAAETTEAFCAEEATEASGAEETTDMVSAVSQLTDSPDTTEEATPVQEVEGSVPDMEDQERRTQEFLQAVAEKVREESQLPDTRRPEDTVQPMPKVESKILEKVEEAEEDSQLLYLKKEMDVVVKVYAEETETENLTQGKVIVQAAPDCFEKVPQVTEGIESIELITTCQAETLAGVKSEIVLEQAVAPDSAETLTDSETNGSTPVADFEALHITQEDKIMEIHEDNEIASVTQPQVTEAEAVPALKEMPPAAPSGFQSQEENIKHSKMDDVLEHTDKEISMDTVPILSKAEVIQEAGQFPSGEEIKDGPFLEGLEVSADTEIRVSQKEIIEDARKDEVTLVTLEADFQKNDIELQSHTQSLPTPVDREMIVQVEREEMEAKPTPVNEEKLEQTPAEEELSKQLVQTVHVTILDGGKEVTRLHESSQLVQEEVICTEIQVQSSEASLPLIAAAVEETVLGETVKILGTAAPLESARAHLEPEEKSSAEDEDLTAQRGDVAVPTGTESQAEATPAGVSATPGKGIGADLEGDETTFQKGEAGEDHEQVSCQEVIVSETREEDFKAEKEILKLKTESHKLVQNVIQTVVDQLVSPEETATDCQTPAQLIKADSQKAGQKVEKEEGELQASLGDETQTAAAEESTLTTMEHSDISKDVNGAAEETMTNEVKSASINDQQLKVVVPSIQEEREATGTKSVLEGDDCAGLGERIEKSLSGSQEDERGDTIDDPETQTSALENAEPLTKESPDANGPKLQAVEFQDAEGHSESGKEIKTQTQEETQKRDREAATSEMTES, from the exons ATGCTGGGGATCCTTACAATCACAG TTGGACAGAGAGAATCTGAAGATGTGAGTGAAAGAGACTCAGATAAAGAGATGGCTGCCAACTCAGCGGTTGTTCAAGATATCACAAAGGATGGGCAAGAGGAAATGCCTGAAATAATTGAGCAGATTCCTCCTTCAGAAAGCAATTTAGAAGAGCTAACACAACCTGCTGAGTCCCAGACTAACGATGTTGGATTTAAGAAGGTGTTTAAGTTTGTTGGCTTTAAATTCACTGTGAAAAAGGATAAGAGCGAGAAGTCTGACACTGTCCAACTACTCACCGTTAGAAAAGATGACGGTGAAGGAGCAGGAGAATCAGATGGGGCTGGTGACCACCAAGATCCCAGCCAGGAGACTGGAGAAGCAATACCCAAAGAAAGTGAGCTGAAAAAATCGACAGAGAAACCTGAAGAGACTCTGAAACACGAGCAGAGTAGCACAGAAATTTCTCTTCAAGCTGAGTCTGGTCAAGCAGCAGAAGAAGGcaaagatggagaagaaaaacaagaaaaagaacctACCACATCTCCAGACTCTCCAACTAGTCCAATGGCCAGTGAAACAGCATCACCCTTCAAAAAATTCTTCACTCAAGGTTGGGCTGGCTGGCGGAAAAAGACCAGTTTTAGGAGGCCTAAGGAGGACGAGCTGGAcgcttcagagaagaaaaaggaacaagagCCAGAAAGAGTAGGCACAGacgaaaacaaaaagacagacgACACCTCGGAGAAACTGGGTGCTTCTGAACAGCCACACCCACAGGAGACCACAGAGAGTGTTAACAATGCCAGATTATCAGCTGAATATGAAAAAGTGGAGCTGCCCTCTGAAGGTCAAATGCAGGGATCTCCTGAAGAGAAATTCGCCCCTTTAGCAACAGAAGTATTTGACGAAAAAGTAGAAATTGTTGCAGAAGTCCATGTTAGCActatagagaagaaaacaggggaGCCGAAAACTGAGGTAGGAGAAATGGAAGAGTCCTTGCTATCTGAAAAACTGGTTGAAACCAATGCTGAGCTTCAGGAAGGCGAACCTGCCAAAGAGCTGGTGAAGACCAAAGCAGTGTGTGCCCCTGGAGGGGACCATACCCAGCCATCTGAACCAAGTCCTGATGACAAAGCATTGTCTACACACCCTGAAGGCATTGTAAGTGAGGTGGAAATGCTGTCATCACAAGAGAAAGTTAAGGTACAAGGAAGTCCTTTAAAGAAACTTTTTACTAGCACTGGCTTAAAAAAGCTttctggaaagaaacagaaagtgaaaagaggaggaggagatgaagagTCAGGGGAACATCACCCAGTTGCAGCGGAGTCTCCAGATAGTACAGATGAACAAAAGGGCGAGAGCTCTGCTTCATCCCCCGAAGAACCTGAGGAGATCACGTGTCTAGAGAAAGGCATAGTGGATGCCCACCAGGAGGAGGAAGTTGAAGAGGGAACTACTTctgatggagagaaaaagagagaaggggttACTCCCTGGGCATCTTTCAAAAAGATGGTGACGCCCAAGAAACGTGTTAGAAGGCTTTCTGAAAGTGATAAAGAAGACGAATTAGATAAGGTGAAGAGTGCCACCTTGTCATCCACAGAGAGCGCAGCCTCTGAAACCCAAGAGGAAGTAAAAGGACATGGAGAAGAGCAAAAGCCGGAAGAACCAAAGCGCAAGGTTGATACTTCAGTATCTTGGGAAGCTTTAATTTGTGTGGGATCATCCAAGAAAAGAGCGAGAAAAGCATCATCTTCCGATGAGGAAGGGGGACCAAAGCCAATGGGTGGAGAAAGCCAAAAACCAGACGAAgcaggaaaagacaaagaagcaaGACCAGACACCATCCCTGCTAGTTCCCAAGAGCATGATCAAGGGCAAGGAAGCTCCTCACCTGAGCAAGCAGGAAGCCCCTCTGAAGGGGAGGGGGTCTCCACCTGGGAGTCATTTAAAAGATTAGTCactgcaagaaaaaaatcaaagtcaaaactggaggagaaaaatgaagactcTGGAACTGGTATAGAACATTCAGCTTCAGATATTGAACCCGGGAAAGAAGAGTCTTGGGTTTCAATTAAGAAATTTATTCCTGGACGAAGAAAGAAAAGGTCAGATGGAAAACAAGAACAAGCTGCTATTGAAGATACAGGGCCGACAGAAATCAACGAAGATGATTCTGACGTCCCAGCCGTAGTACCCCTGTCTGAGTACGATGCagtggaaagggagaaaatggaagcacaggaagccaaaaaaaatgagaagtctCAGATGGTTTCTGTGTCTGAGGAGCTCAGTAAGGGTCTGGTTCATACAGTGACAGTGGCTGTCATTGATGGGGCAAGGGCCCTTCCCGATATTGAAGAAAGGTCACCGTCTTGGATATCTGCTTCAGTGACAGAACCTCCCGAACCAGCGGAAGATGAAGCCAAACCACCAACTGGAGAGGTATTTGAAAGAGAAGTCATTGCAGAGGAAACCCCGGTTGTTACTAAAACTCTGCCTGAGAGCCAAGATGCTGGTGATGACACAATCATTAGTGAGGTGGAATTAACCTCTGAAGCTGTGACAGCTGCAGAAACTACGGAGGCATTTTGTGCTGAAGAAGCCACGGAAGCTTCTGGTGCTGAAGAGACCACCGACATGGTTTCAGCTGTTTCCCAGCTGACTGACTCTCCAGACACCACAGAGGAAGCAACACCAGTTCAGGAGGTGGAAGGCAGCGTGCCAGACATGGAAGACCAAGAGAGACGAACTCAAGAGTTCCTACAGGCGGTGGCAGAAAAAGTTAGAGAAGAATCACAGCTGCCTGATACCAGACGGCCAGAAGACACAGTTCAGCCAATGCCGAAAGTAGAATCAAAAATACTAGAGAAGGTGGAAGAAGCAGAAGAGGATTCTCAACTGCTATATCTGAAGAAAGAGATGGATGTAGTGGTGAAAGTATATGCAGAAGAAACTGAAACGGAGAATTTGACACAAGGGAAGGTAATTGTGCAGGCCGCCCCGGATTGCTTTGAAAAAGTTCCTCAAGTCACAGAGGGTATAGAGTCCATTGAGCTCATAACCACTTGTCAAGCTGAAACCTTGGCTGGAGTAAAATCAGAGATTGTACTGGAACAGGCTGTTGCCCCCGACTCAGCTGAAACTCTTACAGACAGTGAGACCAATGGAAGTACCCCCGTTGCAGATTTTGAAGCGCTACACATAACACAGGAAGACAAGATCATGGAAATCCATGAAGATAATGAGATTGCATCTGTTACACAACCACAGGTCACAGAAGCAGAGGCAGTTCCTGCACTGAAAGAGATGCCTCCAGCAGCACCTTCTGGTTTTCAGTCCCAGgaagagaatataaaacattcaaaaatggACGATGTTCTAGAACATACAGATAAAGAGATATCCATGGACACTGTACCCATTCTTTCAAAGGCTGAGGTGATTCAAGAGGCTGGCCAGTTTCCTTCAGGTGAGGAAATCAAAGATGGACCATTTCTAGAAGGACTTGAGGTGTCTGCAGACACAGAAATAAGGGTCAGTCAGAAAGAGATCATTGAAGATGCCCGTAAAGATGAAGTTACTCTAGTTACTCTAGAAGCTGACTTTCAAAAGAATGATATTGAACTCCAGAGTCATACTCAGTCTCTTCCAACCCCAGTGGATAGAGAGATGATAGTTCaagtagaaagagaagaaatggaagcaaagcCAACCCCAGTGAATGAAGAGAAACTTGAGCAAACACCAGCTGAAGAAGAACTCAGTAAGCAACTGGTTCAGACAGTTCATGTGACCATCCTAGATGGGGGAAAGGAAGTTACCCGTTTGCATGAAAGTTCTCAGCTAGTTCAAGAGGAAGTGATATGCACAGAAATTCAAGTTCAAAGCTCTGAGGCATCATTACCTCTCATAGCTGCAGCAGTGGAGGAGACGGTCTTAGGAGAAACTGTCAAGATTTTAGGAACAGCTGCACCTTTGGAGTCTGCACGTGCACATTTAGAACCGGAAGAAAAATCCTCTGCAGAAGATGAAGACTTGACTGCTCAGCGGGGGGACGTGGCAGTGCCTACAGGAACTGAGTCTCAGGCAGAAGCAACACCAGCTGGAGTATCTGCTACCCCTGGGAAAGGCATCGGTGCTGACCTGGAAGGAGATGAAACCACATTCCAGAAAGGGGAGGCAGGTGAAGACCATGAGCAGGTTAGTTGTCAGGAAGTCATAGTGAGTGAAACAAGAGAGGAAGATTTCAAGGCTGAAAAGGAGATTTTGAAACTTAAGACTGAGAGCCATAAACTTGTCCAAAATGTGATTCAGACAGTCGTTGACCAGTTAGTAAGTCCAGAAGAAACAGCCACTGATTGCCAGACACCGGCTCAACTGATAAAAGCTGACAGCCAGAAAGCTGGACAGAAGgttgaaaaagaagaaggggaacTTCAGGCCTCTTTAGGGGATGAAACACAAACTGCTGCAGCCGAGGAGTCCACACTAACCACCATGGAACATTCAGATATTTCCAAAGATGTGAATGGAGCTGCAGAAGAGACCATGACCAACGAGGTCAAAAGTGCCAGTATAAATGACCAGCAGCTTAAAGTGGTAGTTCCCTCAatccaggaagagagagaagcaacTGGAACAAAGTCTGTGCTGGAAGGTGATGACTGTGCTGGGTTAGGAGAAAGAATAGAGAAGTCGCTGTCTGGATCCCAAGAAGATGAAAGAGGTGACACTATCGATGACCCTGAGACCCAAACCTCAGCCCTGGAAAATGCTGAGCCCTTAACCAAAGAGTCCCCAGATGCAAATGGACCCAAACTCCAAGCAGTAGAATTTCAGGATGCAGAAGGGCACAGCGAGTCAGGAAAAGAGATCAAAACACAAACACAGGAGGAGACACAGAAACGAGATAGAGAGGCAGCAACATCAGAAATGACAGAATCCTAA
- the AKAP12 gene encoding A-kinase anchor protein 12 isoform X2 produces the protein MGAGSSTEQRSPEQPEAGSSTPAEPQPSGGGPAAEAAPGAPGDPSIAAPDPPPRYLLQKNGQLSTVNGLAEQGELGLQEEALNGQEEEVVVIDVGQRESEDVSERDSDKEMAANSAVVQDITKDGQEEMPEIIEQIPPSESNLEELTQPAESQTNDVGFKKVFKFVGFKFTVKKDKSEKSDTVQLLTVRKDDGEGAGESDGAGDHQDPSQETGEAIPKESELKKSTEKPEETLKHEQSSTEISLQAESGQAAEEGKDGEEKQEKEPTTSPDSPTSPMASETASPFKKFFTQGWAGWRKKTSFRRPKEDELDASEKKKEQEPERVGTDENKKTDDTSEKLGASEQPHPQETTESVNNARLSAEYEKVELPSEGQMQGSPEEKFAPLATEVFDEKVEIVAEVHVSTIEKKTGEPKTEVGEMEESLLSEKLVETNAELQEGEPAKELVKTKAVCAPGGDHTQPSEPSPDDKALSTHPEGIVSEVEMLSSQEKVKVQGSPLKKLFTSTGLKKLSGKKQKVKRGGGDEESGEHHPVAAESPDSTDEQKGESSASSPEEPEEITCLEKGIVDAHQEEEVEEGTTSDGEKKREGVTPWASFKKMVTPKKRVRRLSESDKEDELDKVKSATLSSTESAASETQEEVKGHGEEQKPEEPKRKVDTSVSWEALICVGSSKKRARKASSSDEEGGPKPMGGESQKPDEAGKDKEARPDTIPASSQEHDQGQGSSSPEQAGSPSEGEGVSTWESFKRLVTARKKSKSKLEEKNEDSGTGIEHSASDIEPGKEESWVSIKKFIPGRRKKRSDGKQEQAAIEDTGPTEINEDDSDVPAVVPLSEYDAVEREKMEAQEAKKNEKSQMVSVSEELSKGLVHTVTVAVIDGARALPDIEERSPSWISASVTEPPEPAEDEAKPPTGEVFEREVIAEETPVVTKTLPESQDAGDDTIISEVELTSEAVTAAETTEAFCAEEATEASGAEETTDMVSAVSQLTDSPDTTEEATPVQEVEGSVPDMEDQERRTQEFLQAVAEKVREESQLPDTRRPEDTVQPMPKVESKILEKVEEAEEDSQLLYLKKEMDVVVKVYAEETETENLTQGKVIVQAAPDCFEKVPQVTEGIESIELITTCQAETLAGVKSEIVLEQAVAPDSAETLTDSETNGSTPVADFEALHITQEDKIMEIHEDNEIASVTQPQVTEAEAVPALKEMPPAAPSGFQSQEENIKHSKMDDVLEHTDKEISMDTVPILSKAEVIQEAGQFPSGEEIKDGPFLEGLEVSADTEIRVSQKEIIEDARKDEVTLVTLEADFQKNDIELQSHTQSLPTPVDREMIVQVEREEMEAKPTPVNEEKLEQTPAEEELSKQLVQTVHVTILDGGKEVTRLHESSQLVQEEVICTEIQVQSSEASLPLIAAAVEETVLGETVKILGTAAPLESARAHLEPEEKSSAEDEDLTAQRGDVAVPTGTESQAEATPAGVSATPGKGIGADLEGDETTFQKGEAGEDHEQVSCQEVIVSETREEDFKAEKEILKLKTESHKLVQNVIQTVVDQLVSPEETATDCQTPAQLIKADSQKAGQKVEKEEGELQASLGDETQTAAAEESTLTTMEHSDISKDVNGAAEETMTNEVKSASINDQQLKVVVPSIQEEREATGTKSVLEGDDCAGLGERIEKSLSGSQEDERGDTIDDPETQTSALENAEPLTKESPDANGPKLQAVEFQDAEGHSESGKEIKTQTQEETQKRDREAATSEMTES, from the coding sequence TTGGACAGAGAGAATCTGAAGATGTGAGTGAAAGAGACTCAGATAAAGAGATGGCTGCCAACTCAGCGGTTGTTCAAGATATCACAAAGGATGGGCAAGAGGAAATGCCTGAAATAATTGAGCAGATTCCTCCTTCAGAAAGCAATTTAGAAGAGCTAACACAACCTGCTGAGTCCCAGACTAACGATGTTGGATTTAAGAAGGTGTTTAAGTTTGTTGGCTTTAAATTCACTGTGAAAAAGGATAAGAGCGAGAAGTCTGACACTGTCCAACTACTCACCGTTAGAAAAGATGACGGTGAAGGAGCAGGAGAATCAGATGGGGCTGGTGACCACCAAGATCCCAGCCAGGAGACTGGAGAAGCAATACCCAAAGAAAGTGAGCTGAAAAAATCGACAGAGAAACCTGAAGAGACTCTGAAACACGAGCAGAGTAGCACAGAAATTTCTCTTCAAGCTGAGTCTGGTCAAGCAGCAGAAGAAGGcaaagatggagaagaaaaacaagaaaaagaacctACCACATCTCCAGACTCTCCAACTAGTCCAATGGCCAGTGAAACAGCATCACCCTTCAAAAAATTCTTCACTCAAGGTTGGGCTGGCTGGCGGAAAAAGACCAGTTTTAGGAGGCCTAAGGAGGACGAGCTGGAcgcttcagagaagaaaaaggaacaagagCCAGAAAGAGTAGGCACAGacgaaaacaaaaagacagacgACACCTCGGAGAAACTGGGTGCTTCTGAACAGCCACACCCACAGGAGACCACAGAGAGTGTTAACAATGCCAGATTATCAGCTGAATATGAAAAAGTGGAGCTGCCCTCTGAAGGTCAAATGCAGGGATCTCCTGAAGAGAAATTCGCCCCTTTAGCAACAGAAGTATTTGACGAAAAAGTAGAAATTGTTGCAGAAGTCCATGTTAGCActatagagaagaaaacaggggaGCCGAAAACTGAGGTAGGAGAAATGGAAGAGTCCTTGCTATCTGAAAAACTGGTTGAAACCAATGCTGAGCTTCAGGAAGGCGAACCTGCCAAAGAGCTGGTGAAGACCAAAGCAGTGTGTGCCCCTGGAGGGGACCATACCCAGCCATCTGAACCAAGTCCTGATGACAAAGCATTGTCTACACACCCTGAAGGCATTGTAAGTGAGGTGGAAATGCTGTCATCACAAGAGAAAGTTAAGGTACAAGGAAGTCCTTTAAAGAAACTTTTTACTAGCACTGGCTTAAAAAAGCTttctggaaagaaacagaaagtgaaaagaggaggaggagatgaagagTCAGGGGAACATCACCCAGTTGCAGCGGAGTCTCCAGATAGTACAGATGAACAAAAGGGCGAGAGCTCTGCTTCATCCCCCGAAGAACCTGAGGAGATCACGTGTCTAGAGAAAGGCATAGTGGATGCCCACCAGGAGGAGGAAGTTGAAGAGGGAACTACTTctgatggagagaaaaagagagaaggggttACTCCCTGGGCATCTTTCAAAAAGATGGTGACGCCCAAGAAACGTGTTAGAAGGCTTTCTGAAAGTGATAAAGAAGACGAATTAGATAAGGTGAAGAGTGCCACCTTGTCATCCACAGAGAGCGCAGCCTCTGAAACCCAAGAGGAAGTAAAAGGACATGGAGAAGAGCAAAAGCCGGAAGAACCAAAGCGCAAGGTTGATACTTCAGTATCTTGGGAAGCTTTAATTTGTGTGGGATCATCCAAGAAAAGAGCGAGAAAAGCATCATCTTCCGATGAGGAAGGGGGACCAAAGCCAATGGGTGGAGAAAGCCAAAAACCAGACGAAgcaggaaaagacaaagaagcaaGACCAGACACCATCCCTGCTAGTTCCCAAGAGCATGATCAAGGGCAAGGAAGCTCCTCACCTGAGCAAGCAGGAAGCCCCTCTGAAGGGGAGGGGGTCTCCACCTGGGAGTCATTTAAAAGATTAGTCactgcaagaaaaaaatcaaagtcaaaactggaggagaaaaatgaagactcTGGAACTGGTATAGAACATTCAGCTTCAGATATTGAACCCGGGAAAGAAGAGTCTTGGGTTTCAATTAAGAAATTTATTCCTGGACGAAGAAAGAAAAGGTCAGATGGAAAACAAGAACAAGCTGCTATTGAAGATACAGGGCCGACAGAAATCAACGAAGATGATTCTGACGTCCCAGCCGTAGTACCCCTGTCTGAGTACGATGCagtggaaagggagaaaatggaagcacaggaagccaaaaaaaatgagaagtctCAGATGGTTTCTGTGTCTGAGGAGCTCAGTAAGGGTCTGGTTCATACAGTGACAGTGGCTGTCATTGATGGGGCAAGGGCCCTTCCCGATATTGAAGAAAGGTCACCGTCTTGGATATCTGCTTCAGTGACAGAACCTCCCGAACCAGCGGAAGATGAAGCCAAACCACCAACTGGAGAGGTATTTGAAAGAGAAGTCATTGCAGAGGAAACCCCGGTTGTTACTAAAACTCTGCCTGAGAGCCAAGATGCTGGTGATGACACAATCATTAGTGAGGTGGAATTAACCTCTGAAGCTGTGACAGCTGCAGAAACTACGGAGGCATTTTGTGCTGAAGAAGCCACGGAAGCTTCTGGTGCTGAAGAGACCACCGACATGGTTTCAGCTGTTTCCCAGCTGACTGACTCTCCAGACACCACAGAGGAAGCAACACCAGTTCAGGAGGTGGAAGGCAGCGTGCCAGACATGGAAGACCAAGAGAGACGAACTCAAGAGTTCCTACAGGCGGTGGCAGAAAAAGTTAGAGAAGAATCACAGCTGCCTGATACCAGACGGCCAGAAGACACAGTTCAGCCAATGCCGAAAGTAGAATCAAAAATACTAGAGAAGGTGGAAGAAGCAGAAGAGGATTCTCAACTGCTATATCTGAAGAAAGAGATGGATGTAGTGGTGAAAGTATATGCAGAAGAAACTGAAACGGAGAATTTGACACAAGGGAAGGTAATTGTGCAGGCCGCCCCGGATTGCTTTGAAAAAGTTCCTCAAGTCACAGAGGGTATAGAGTCCATTGAGCTCATAACCACTTGTCAAGCTGAAACCTTGGCTGGAGTAAAATCAGAGATTGTACTGGAACAGGCTGTTGCCCCCGACTCAGCTGAAACTCTTACAGACAGTGAGACCAATGGAAGTACCCCCGTTGCAGATTTTGAAGCGCTACACATAACACAGGAAGACAAGATCATGGAAATCCATGAAGATAATGAGATTGCATCTGTTACACAACCACAGGTCACAGAAGCAGAGGCAGTTCCTGCACTGAAAGAGATGCCTCCAGCAGCACCTTCTGGTTTTCAGTCCCAGgaagagaatataaaacattcaaaaatggACGATGTTCTAGAACATACAGATAAAGAGATATCCATGGACACTGTACCCATTCTTTCAAAGGCTGAGGTGATTCAAGAGGCTGGCCAGTTTCCTTCAGGTGAGGAAATCAAAGATGGACCATTTCTAGAAGGACTTGAGGTGTCTGCAGACACAGAAATAAGGGTCAGTCAGAAAGAGATCATTGAAGATGCCCGTAAAGATGAAGTTACTCTAGTTACTCTAGAAGCTGACTTTCAAAAGAATGATATTGAACTCCAGAGTCATACTCAGTCTCTTCCAACCCCAGTGGATAGAGAGATGATAGTTCaagtagaaagagaagaaatggaagcaaagcCAACCCCAGTGAATGAAGAGAAACTTGAGCAAACACCAGCTGAAGAAGAACTCAGTAAGCAACTGGTTCAGACAGTTCATGTGACCATCCTAGATGGGGGAAAGGAAGTTACCCGTTTGCATGAAAGTTCTCAGCTAGTTCAAGAGGAAGTGATATGCACAGAAATTCAAGTTCAAAGCTCTGAGGCATCATTACCTCTCATAGCTGCAGCAGTGGAGGAGACGGTCTTAGGAGAAACTGTCAAGATTTTAGGAACAGCTGCACCTTTGGAGTCTGCACGTGCACATTTAGAACCGGAAGAAAAATCCTCTGCAGAAGATGAAGACTTGACTGCTCAGCGGGGGGACGTGGCAGTGCCTACAGGAACTGAGTCTCAGGCAGAAGCAACACCAGCTGGAGTATCTGCTACCCCTGGGAAAGGCATCGGTGCTGACCTGGAAGGAGATGAAACCACATTCCAGAAAGGGGAGGCAGGTGAAGACCATGAGCAGGTTAGTTGTCAGGAAGTCATAGTGAGTGAAACAAGAGAGGAAGATTTCAAGGCTGAAAAGGAGATTTTGAAACTTAAGACTGAGAGCCATAAACTTGTCCAAAATGTGATTCAGACAGTCGTTGACCAGTTAGTAAGTCCAGAAGAAACAGCCACTGATTGCCAGACACCGGCTCAACTGATAAAAGCTGACAGCCAGAAAGCTGGACAGAAGgttgaaaaagaagaaggggaacTTCAGGCCTCTTTAGGGGATGAAACACAAACTGCTGCAGCCGAGGAGTCCACACTAACCACCATGGAACATTCAGATATTTCCAAAGATGTGAATGGAGCTGCAGAAGAGACCATGACCAACGAGGTCAAAAGTGCCAGTATAAATGACCAGCAGCTTAAAGTGGTAGTTCCCTCAatccaggaagagagagaagcaacTGGAACAAAGTCTGTGCTGGAAGGTGATGACTGTGCTGGGTTAGGAGAAAGAATAGAGAAGTCGCTGTCTGGATCCCAAGAAGATGAAAGAGGTGACACTATCGATGACCCTGAGACCCAAACCTCAGCCCTGGAAAATGCTGAGCCCTTAACCAAAGAGTCCCCAGATGCAAATGGACCCAAACTCCAAGCAGTAGAATTTCAGGATGCAGAAGGGCACAGCGAGTCAGGAAAAGAGATCAAAACACAAACACAGGAGGAGACACAGAAACGAGATAGAGAGGCAGCAACATCAGAAATGACAGAATCCTAA